The following coding sequences lie in one Aquabacterium olei genomic window:
- a CDS encoding helix-turn-helix domain-containing protein, translating to MMRPVQKNGESVHNSKHDSEPVALVNPPKFGARLREERLRLGLTQAEMAEIGGVKRTSQHIYESDIRVPDLHYLTRVRDAGADLGYLVLGVRQPAQGDDVMTISRSALSNIYRVVDEVCVDVDGRLLPLESRLRVFQLLCASMKGQDAGSSSLEALRNEFARFAGT from the coding sequence ATGATGCGTCCTGTTCAAAAAAACGGCGAGAGTGTTCATAATTCTAAACATGATAGCGAGCCGGTTGCGCTGGTCAACCCTCCGAAGTTCGGGGCCCGCTTGCGTGAGGAGCGGCTGAGACTTGGGCTGACCCAGGCAGAGATGGCGGAGATCGGCGGTGTGAAGCGAACCAGCCAACACATCTATGAGTCCGACATCCGCGTCCCGGACCTGCACTACCTGACGAGGGTGCGCGATGCGGGCGCGGATCTGGGTTACCTGGTTCTTGGCGTGAGGCAGCCAGCGCAGGGAGACGATGTCATGACCATCAGTCGCTCGGCGCTCTCCAACATCTACCGGGTGGTGGATGAAGTGTGTGTAGACGTGGATGGCAGGCTGCTGCCTTTAGAGAGCCGCCTGCGCGTCTTCCAGCTGCTTTGTGCATCCATGAAGGGGCAAGACGCTGGCTCATCAAGCTTGGAGGCTCTGCGCAACGAGTTTGCTCGCTTTGCAGGAACATGA
- a CDS encoding DNA-binding protein produces the protein MVNNIVPVCTVEEVREEFRRRGISVSDWARRQGVSAQLTYRILSGRTLGLRGQSHTICVLLGLKPGVICSANDLKFAHARGASADAPREKDDDRPTQPC, from the coding sequence ATGGTGAACAACATAGTACCTGTTTGTACTGTTGAAGAAGTGCGCGAGGAGTTCCGTCGTCGGGGCATCTCGGTGAGCGACTGGGCGAGGCGTCAAGGTGTGTCTGCCCAGCTGACGTACCGGATCCTGTCGGGGCGCACCTTGGGCCTGAGGGGCCAGAGTCACACGATTTGCGTTCTTCTGGGACTGAAGCCCGGCGTGATCTGCTCAGCAAACGATCTGAAGTTTGCCCATGCGAGAGGGGCCAGTGCCGATGCCCCCCGCGAGAAAGACGACGACCGGCCAACGCAACCGTGCTGA
- a CDS encoding IS3 family transposase (programmed frameshift), with protein sequence MRSSKYSPEVRERAVRMVLEHRDEHPSQWAAIESIAGKIGCTAQTLDNWIKQHERDHGLRGGPTTAEAQRIKDLEREVRELRKANEILKLASAFFGPGGARPPHQVLKAFVDRHRQEFGVESICRVLQIAPSAYWRHAACQRDPALLCRRSLRDAELAPQIRRVWQANFGVYGADKVWHQLRREGIDIARCTVERLMRQHGLQGVRRGKRQRTTVPDPKAPCPLDRVNRQFKADHPNQLWVTDFTYVSTWQGWVYVAFVIDVFSRRIVGWRQSSSMHTEFVLDALEQALYARRPTEKDGLICHSDRGSQYLSIRYSERLAEAGIEPSVGSRGDSYDNALAETINGLYKAEVIHRRGPWKTKQAVELATLEWVAWFNHHRLMAPLGYRPPAEFEDRYHSQRASQAAINV encoded by the exons ATGAGAAGTTCGAAGTATTCCCCCGAGGTTCGCGAGCGCGCGGTGCGCATGGTGCTGGAGCACCGAGATGAGCACCCGTCACAGTGGGCGGCCATCGAGTCCATCGCCGGCAAGATCGGTTGCACGGCGCAGACGCTGGACAATTGGATCAAGCAGCACGAGCGCGACCACGGCCTGCGCGGTGGGCCGACGACGGCGGAAGCGCAGCGCATCAAAGATCTCGAGCGCGAGGTGCGCGAACTGCGCAAGGCCAACGAGATTCTGAAGCTGGCCAGCGCGTTTTTCG GCCCAGGCGGAGCTCGACCGCCGCATCAAGTCCTGAAGGCGTTCGTCGACCGGCATCGCCAAGAATTCGGGGTCGAGTCGATCTGCCGCGTGCTGCAGATCGCCCCGTCGGCGTACTGGCGGCACGCGGCCTGTCAACGCGACCCGGCGCTGCTGTGCCGACGCAGCTTGCGCGACGCTGAACTGGCGCCGCAGATTCGTCGCGTGTGGCAGGCGAACTTCGGGGTCTACGGTGCCGACAAGGTCTGGCACCAACTGCGTCGAGAAGGCATCGACATCGCGCGCTGCACCGTGGAGCGCTTGATGCGCCAGCACGGCCTGCAGGGAGTTCGCCGAGGCAAGCGACAGCGCACGACGGTGCCTGACCCGAAGGCGCCATGCCCGTTGGATCGTGTGAATCGGCAGTTCAAGGCCGACCATCCGAACCAGCTGTGGGTCACCGACTTCACCTACGTCTCGACGTGGCAAGGCTGGGTCTACGTGGCCTTCGTGATCGACGTGTTCAGCCGTCGGATCGTCGGTTGGCGCCAGAGCAGCTCGATGCACACGGAGTTCGTCCTCGACGCTCTGGAACAAGCGTTGTACGCCCGGCGGCCGACCGAGAAGGACGGGCTCATCTGTCATTCCGACAGGGGGTCGCAATACCTGTCGATTCGCTACAGCGAGCGCTTGGCCGAGGCTGGCATCGAACCCTCCGTCGGCAGCCGCGGTGACAGTTACGACAACGCGCTGGCCGAGACGATCAACGGGCTCTACAAGGCCGAGGTGATTCACCGCCGCGGGCCGTGGAAGACGAAGCAGGCGGTCGAGCTGGCGACGCTGGAATGGGTCGCCTGGTTCAACCACCATCGGCTGATGGCACCCCTGGGCTACAGGCCACCTGCCGAGTTCGAAGACCGATACCATTCCCAACGCGCTAGTCAGGCCGCGATCAACGTCTGA
- a CDS encoding ATP-binding protein → MSTTENPLRKALDRFNRNPLIAALPKRATPVELASKLRFCPITPENLEGIPIHDRFTLLKSYKNTFVPTTQSLSICLSLQQMIFDGYAQRDPTLVESKKFIYSGGQLKGLKLAETEWWPSFASGMVIDGITGVGKSQIIDRFLSLYPETVEHHHNEDCGWRSLKQLCWLKIHMPSDGSRGGFLEGAFRALDQALGTNYSQQYSSRSWSVEKLLVVFLHLLAVHRCGLLVIEEAQEKTLSQSPVSRDFVTFFLRLLNWGTPTLLIGNPLAFGNLRDFSQDVDRFSDGGWHHLLPTLDPASEEWREDWIPGLWSPTLLEHPDAEYTPFSSDPIDQSLAGFVWRRTGGVPRYLARLRAEVQEAALRSGLQRVTPALVDAVYRSSPKMIEIHARIDALALKDWRALERFSDIPSNVFQKLWPPFSTADEEVHHMAPVKATKKEGGSTNRHTARRKPMATKSMPIPPAKLSAAEIKANEFQQDTIERLAKAAGIASK, encoded by the coding sequence ATGAGCACTACAGAAAACCCGCTACGCAAGGCGCTAGATCGCTTCAATCGCAACCCACTTATTGCGGCTCTTCCCAAGCGGGCCACACCCGTTGAGTTGGCCTCGAAACTACGCTTCTGTCCCATCACGCCAGAGAACCTTGAAGGCATACCTATCCATGACCGCTTCACGCTGCTGAAGAGCTACAAGAACACGTTCGTCCCGACCACCCAGAGCCTCTCCATCTGCCTATCGCTGCAGCAGATGATTTTCGACGGGTACGCCCAACGCGACCCCACGTTGGTCGAATCCAAGAAGTTCATCTACTCGGGCGGGCAGCTCAAGGGACTCAAGCTTGCCGAAACGGAATGGTGGCCCTCATTCGCCTCCGGCATGGTGATTGATGGAATCACGGGCGTGGGCAAGTCTCAGATCATTGACAGGTTCCTCAGTCTCTATCCTGAGACCGTCGAGCACCACCACAACGAAGATTGCGGCTGGAGATCACTCAAGCAACTCTGCTGGCTCAAGATCCATATGCCTTCAGACGGGTCACGTGGTGGGTTCCTCGAGGGGGCGTTCAGAGCACTGGATCAGGCCCTGGGCACGAACTACAGCCAGCAATACTCGTCGCGCTCGTGGTCCGTTGAGAAGTTGCTGGTCGTTTTTCTGCATCTTCTCGCAGTGCATCGATGTGGTCTCTTGGTGATTGAAGAGGCACAGGAAAAGACCCTCAGTCAGTCGCCCGTCAGCCGAGATTTCGTAACGTTTTTCCTGCGCTTGCTCAACTGGGGCACCCCAACTTTGTTGATCGGCAACCCACTTGCATTTGGCAACTTACGGGACTTTTCTCAAGACGTCGATCGATTCTCAGATGGAGGGTGGCATCACTTGCTTCCTACGCTTGACCCGGCATCAGAGGAGTGGCGAGAGGACTGGATACCTGGCCTCTGGTCTCCCACGCTTCTGGAACATCCGGATGCGGAGTACACCCCCTTCTCGTCCGACCCAATCGACCAGTCGTTGGCTGGATTCGTGTGGAGAAGGACCGGGGGCGTACCTCGTTACCTCGCGAGACTGCGCGCCGAGGTTCAGGAGGCAGCGCTACGCAGTGGCCTGCAACGGGTAACCCCCGCGCTGGTTGATGCTGTGTACCGATCGAGTCCCAAGATGATCGAAATTCATGCGCGCATCGATGCCCTTGCGCTCAAAGACTGGCGTGCCTTGGAGCGCTTCAGCGACATCCCATCGAACGTGTTCCAGAAGCTCTGGCCGCCCTTCTCTACTGCAGATGAAGAGGTGCATCACATGGCGCCTGTGAAGGCGACTAAGAAGGAAGGTGGATCAACCAACCGGCACACAGCCAGACGCAAGCCAATGGCAACCAAAAGCATGCCGATCCCACCCGCAAAGCTCTCCGCCGCGGAGATCAAGGCGAACGAGTTTCAGCAAGACACGATTGAACGTCTCGCAAAGGCAGCGGGCATCGCATCGAAATGA
- a CDS encoding TniQ family protein, producing MNKHAGKELPYVPDWRADETLYSWAAGYHAIHGNGSARDTGALLFDSEHACRDRDATRNLIHFAKTTQFALGSVQWILFNRTAIGSFTPFLAESRKQKLYEQLECCTGPGWRQLCGMPASGLHDSSSMHYCDVCVAEDLANWGLPRWRLPHQLPGSWVCLEHGLTLLTFRSHVSHWVLPPIDRSATRSSVITCDERVALERIASLALQLVGTESLDVDAIRQALLVGLRDRGITSWRYPLNNAQLSSWFSGSAVSGWLRRSDGPWQRLADGGWIHDLLRNRVGDHPLKWMVLWCTLFADEEGTACHQRFINPVAAPHWDASGQATIWGATPPSIPADIHDVIANASTLKEAAQALGVSVSTLRQRLTELGTNPRSFRQDAGFEQRKRKAISAIRSFIEAHPSCSRAEIHRKCKAAVEWMRLNAPEAYTEAVESLDDLRSRQMPLPTYH from the coding sequence ATGAACAAGCACGCCGGGAAAGAACTCCCTTACGTACCAGACTGGCGTGCCGATGAAACGTTGTACTCATGGGCGGCCGGCTATCACGCCATTCATGGGAATGGCTCAGCACGCGACACAGGCGCTTTGTTGTTTGACTCGGAGCACGCGTGCAGAGACCGAGATGCCACCAGGAACCTGATTCACTTCGCAAAGACCACCCAGTTCGCGCTCGGGTCGGTTCAGTGGATTCTGTTCAATCGAACGGCAATCGGTTCTTTCACCCCCTTCCTGGCTGAATCGCGCAAACAGAAGCTGTACGAACAGTTGGAATGCTGCACCGGCCCAGGATGGCGACAGCTATGTGGCATGCCAGCCAGCGGGTTGCACGACAGCAGCTCGATGCACTACTGTGATGTCTGTGTTGCAGAGGATCTAGCCAACTGGGGGTTGCCACGTTGGCGTTTACCACACCAACTTCCTGGATCGTGGGTGTGCCTCGAGCACGGCCTCACTCTGCTCACGTTCAGGTCGCATGTCTCCCATTGGGTCCTTCCGCCGATAGACCGATCGGCGACCAGAAGTTCAGTCATCACGTGCGACGAGCGAGTTGCCCTGGAACGGATCGCATCGCTCGCCTTGCAGCTGGTCGGAACGGAATCCTTGGATGTCGATGCTATCCGCCAGGCCCTCCTGGTTGGACTCCGGGATCGAGGCATCACCTCCTGGCGTTACCCATTGAACAACGCGCAGCTCTCTTCTTGGTTTTCTGGATCTGCAGTATCTGGCTGGCTGCGTCGTTCAGACGGACCTTGGCAACGATTGGCAGATGGCGGATGGATTCATGATCTCCTTCGCAATCGGGTTGGCGATCATCCACTCAAGTGGATGGTCTTGTGGTGCACCTTGTTTGCAGATGAAGAGGGCACTGCCTGCCATCAGCGATTCATCAATCCTGTTGCCGCGCCTCATTGGGATGCAAGTGGGCAGGCCACCATCTGGGGCGCAACGCCCCCCTCCATCCCCGCAGACATACACGATGTCATTGCCAACGCGTCAACTCTGAAGGAGGCCGCCCAGGCACTCGGCGTTTCTGTTTCCACCCTTCGCCAACGTCTGACTGAGCTGGGAACCAACCCTCGATCCTTTCGACAAGACGCAGGCTTCGAGCAGCGCAAGCGAAAGGCAATCTCCGCCATACGCTCGTTCATCGAGGCCCATCCGTCATGCTCACGGGCTGAGATCCATCGGAAATGCAAAGCCGCTGTTGAGTGGATGCGCTTGAATGCGCCGGAGGCCTACACCGAGGCTGTCGAGTCACTGGATGACCTGCGCTCACGGCAAATGCCCTTGCCGACATATCATTGA
- a CDS encoding Y-family DNA polymerase, with the protein MYALVDGNNFYVSCERVFRPSLNGRPVVVLSNNDGCAIARSNEAKALGITMGEPWFKIRHLEEQAGLVALSANFTLYGDMSDRMMSLAAGLGPTQEIYSIDESFISLHGVRGDLMERAWKIRARIHQWIGIPCGIGLAPTKTLAKLANHIAKTAERKAGSYPSELATVCNLASLSAAELAVILQATEVGTVWGIGRQIAQQLQAMGVHTVHDFVALPGDVVRGKWGVVLERTWRELRGEPCIELADNPPPKQQIACTRSFGQPVSDLPPLQEAISEFTTRAAEKLRRQKHRSGQVMVFARTSPFRDGPRFSKSVVVPLARPSADTTALTAAALKGLSSIYQPGYQLAKAGVMLLDLVPDSQVQCELLWDEEPTEQRDRTRLMEALDQVNGRFGKRTLLLGSSGMNQGADTWGMKQVRRTPRYTTDWTEVPVARA; encoded by the coding sequence ATGTACGCGCTGGTCGATGGCAACAACTTCTACGTGAGTTGCGAGAGGGTGTTCCGGCCCAGCTTGAACGGCCGCCCTGTGGTTGTGTTGTCCAACAACGACGGGTGTGCCATTGCCCGCTCTAACGAGGCCAAGGCGCTGGGCATCACGATGGGCGAGCCGTGGTTCAAGATCCGGCATCTGGAAGAGCAGGCCGGGTTGGTTGCACTGTCCGCCAACTTCACTCTGTACGGTGACATGAGTGACCGGATGATGAGCTTGGCCGCAGGCCTGGGGCCGACCCAGGAGATCTACAGCATCGACGAGAGCTTTATCAGCCTGCATGGCGTGCGGGGTGACCTGATGGAGCGGGCTTGGAAGATCCGCGCCCGCATCCACCAGTGGATTGGCATTCCGTGCGGCATCGGCCTCGCACCCACCAAAACCCTGGCCAAGCTGGCCAATCACATCGCCAAGACTGCTGAGCGCAAAGCGGGCAGCTATCCGAGCGAGCTGGCTACGGTCTGCAACCTAGCCAGCTTGAGCGCGGCAGAGCTGGCAGTCATCTTGCAGGCCACAGAGGTGGGTACCGTGTGGGGCATCGGACGGCAGATTGCCCAGCAGTTGCAGGCCATGGGCGTGCACACGGTGCACGACTTCGTAGCACTACCCGGTGATGTGGTGCGCGGCAAGTGGGGCGTGGTTCTGGAACGCACCTGGCGTGAACTGCGGGGCGAGCCCTGTATCGAGCTGGCCGATAACCCGCCGCCAAAACAGCAGATCGCCTGCACGCGCAGCTTTGGTCAGCCAGTAAGCGATCTGCCGCCCTTGCAGGAGGCGATCAGCGAGTTCACCACCCGGGCGGCCGAGAAATTGCGCCGGCAGAAGCACCGCTCAGGGCAGGTGATGGTGTTTGCCAGAACATCACCGTTCAGAGATGGGCCGAGGTTTTCCAAGAGCGTGGTTGTACCGCTGGCGCGCCCCTCTGCTGACACGACAGCGCTGACGGCAGCCGCGCTGAAGGGCTTGAGCTCGATCTATCAGCCGGGCTACCAGCTGGCCAAGGCCGGGGTGATGCTGCTGGACTTAGTGCCAGACAGCCAGGTGCAATGCGAGCTGCTGTGGGATGAAGAGCCCACCGAGCAGCGCGACCGCACGCGACTGATGGAGGCGCTGGATCAGGTCAATGGCCGCTTCGGGAAGCGAACCCTGTTGTTAGGCAGCTCAGGCATGAACCAGGGTGCTGACACCTGGGGCATGAAGCAGGTCAGGCGCACGCCCCGGTACACGACCGACTGGACTGAGGTGCCGGTGGCAAGAGCTTGA
- a CDS encoding LexA family protein has protein sequence MYSEKDFRRPVALSERNLVLPLAGDKVRAGFPSPAEDFTVKRIDLTQELVTHPQATFLLRVSGDSMREAGIFDGDMLVVNKALKPRHGQVVVAVVDGEFTVKHLYHRAGRVKLRAANATYPDITPKEGQTLEVWGVVTASIKRFPV, from the coding sequence ATGTACAGTGAAAAGGATTTCCGACGACCCGTCGCCCTGTCCGAGCGCAACTTGGTGTTGCCGTTGGCTGGGGACAAGGTGCGTGCCGGCTTTCCTTCTCCGGCGGAAGACTTCACCGTCAAGCGCATCGATCTGACGCAGGAGTTGGTGACGCACCCCCAAGCCACCTTCTTGTTGCGCGTCAGTGGTGATTCCATGCGCGAGGCTGGCATCTTCGACGGCGACATGCTGGTAGTTAACAAGGCGCTCAAGCCCAGGCATGGCCAAGTGGTTGTGGCGGTGGTGGATGGCGAGTTCACCGTCAAACATTTGTACCACCGCGCAGGGCGTGTGAAGCTTCGAGCCGCCAACGCGACCTACCCCGACATCACGCCCAAAGAAGGCCAGACCCTGGAGGTGTGGGGAGTGGTGACAGCGAGCATCAAACGCTTCCCGGTCTGA
- a CDS encoding catalase, which translates to MPKTPPTPTAAKKAARSSPDAKKSVAAKAAARNTDSGPSYAPPAAGDDSAAQRMQHVQDTAAAMAYNATKAGEHGAVTGMAPAAGQHVTPPSRLVTGSTLSEANTDQKVGTQAPEGVNATIAPLDRVRVDSSGQVLTTNQGVRVADNQNSLKAGTRGPVLLEDFILREKITHFDHERIPERIVHARGSAAHGYFEAYEDLSALTMAAPFKAAGKRTPVFVRFSTVQGERGSKDTARDVRGFAVKFYTDEGNWDLVGNNMPVFFIQDAMKFPDLVHAVKPEPHHQMPQAASAHDTFWDFVSLMPESTHMLMWVMSDRAIPRSYATMQGFGVHTFRLVNAAGESVLVKFHWTPKAGTHSLTWDEAVKISGADPDYHRRDLWERIESGAYPEYELGIQVFTEDEAAKFSFDILDATKIVPEELVPIRPIGRMVLNRNPDNFFAETEQVAFCTAHIIPGLDFTNDPLLAGRIHSYVDTQITRLGGPNFHEIPINAPIATVHNNQRDGFHRQAIHRGRVSYEPNSLAGGCPFQAGAAGQGFVSVAARLRSREDSAKVRAKPELFAEHYNQARLFYESQSPVEKSHIAAAFRFELSKVTVPAIRERTLAMLRSASEELANRVAVGLNMPLPEPMPPVLERAPKPEVTVSAGLSLFARPGDGSIAGRKIMLMAADGVMGESLLAVHAALFEHGAVPRVAAPRIGPVQTADGVELQADVSLENEPGFLFDALVLPDGEAAVRDLLRDGHAAEHVRDQYRHCKAILALGSGLKLLQAAGIPANAASEEPDPGIVLADDAESGAEAFIHAVAQHRHFHRETDPPMV; encoded by the coding sequence ATGCCCAAGACTCCCCCGACTCCCACGGCAGCAAAGAAGGCTGCCAGGTCTTCTCCCGATGCGAAGAAGTCTGTTGCGGCCAAGGCGGCCGCCCGGAACACCGACAGCGGTCCGTCGTATGCGCCGCCTGCTGCTGGCGACGACTCGGCAGCCCAGCGCATGCAACATGTGCAGGATACGGCGGCTGCTATGGCCTACAACGCGACGAAGGCCGGCGAGCATGGAGCTGTTACGGGCATGGCACCCGCCGCCGGCCAGCATGTCACGCCGCCCTCGCGGCTGGTCACCGGCAGCACGTTGTCAGAGGCAAACACCGACCAGAAGGTGGGCACGCAGGCACCCGAGGGAGTCAACGCAACCATCGCGCCGCTCGACCGCGTGCGGGTAGATTCCTCCGGCCAAGTGCTCACCACGAACCAAGGCGTGCGTGTTGCAGATAACCAGAATTCGCTCAAGGCCGGCACGCGCGGCCCGGTCCTGCTGGAGGACTTCATCCTCCGCGAGAAGATCACCCACTTTGACCATGAACGTATCCCTGAGCGCATCGTGCACGCTCGCGGTTCAGCGGCGCACGGTTACTTCGAGGCGTACGAGGACCTCAGCGCGCTGACGATGGCCGCGCCCTTTAAGGCCGCCGGAAAGCGCACACCCGTGTTCGTGCGCTTCTCCACCGTGCAGGGAGAGCGCGGCAGTAAGGACACTGCGCGCGACGTACGCGGCTTTGCCGTCAAGTTCTACACCGACGAGGGCAACTGGGATCTGGTGGGCAACAACATGCCGGTGTTCTTCATCCAAGATGCGATGAAGTTTCCCGACCTCGTTCACGCCGTCAAGCCCGAGCCGCACCACCAGATGCCTCAGGCCGCCAGCGCCCACGACACCTTCTGGGACTTCGTGTCGCTGATGCCCGAGTCCACCCACATGCTCATGTGGGTGATGAGCGACCGAGCCATCCCGCGCAGCTATGCCACCATGCAGGGCTTCGGCGTTCACACCTTCCGGTTGGTCAATGCCGCGGGCGAGTCGGTGCTGGTCAAGTTCCATTGGACGCCCAAGGCTGGCACGCATTCGCTGACTTGGGACGAGGCCGTGAAGATTTCCGGTGCCGACCCGGACTACCACCGCCGCGACCTGTGGGAGCGCATCGAGAGCGGCGCCTACCCGGAGTACGAGCTCGGAATTCAGGTGTTCACCGAGGACGAAGCAGCCAAATTCAGCTTCGACATCCTCGATGCGACCAAGATCGTGCCCGAGGAGTTGGTGCCCATCCGCCCCATCGGCCGCATGGTGCTCAACCGCAACCCGGACAACTTCTTCGCCGAGACCGAGCAAGTGGCGTTTTGCACCGCCCACATCATCCCGGGGCTGGACTTCACCAACGATCCCTTGCTGGCCGGCCGCATTCACTCTTACGTGGACACGCAGATCACGCGGCTGGGCGGCCCCAACTTTCACGAGATTCCTATCAACGCGCCCATCGCGACGGTGCACAACAACCAGCGCGACGGCTTCCACCGCCAGGCCATTCACCGTGGCCGAGTCTCCTACGAGCCCAACTCGCTGGCGGGCGGCTGCCCTTTCCAGGCCGGCGCGGCTGGGCAGGGCTTCGTGTCAGTCGCGGCGCGGCTGCGTAGCCGGGAGGACTCAGCCAAGGTGCGCGCCAAGCCGGAGCTGTTCGCCGAGCATTACAACCAGGCCAGGCTGTTCTATGAGAGCCAGTCCCCAGTAGAGAAGAGCCACATCGCCGCAGCCTTTCGCTTCGAGTTGAGCAAGGTCACAGTGCCTGCCATCCGCGAGCGCACGCTGGCCATGTTGCGTAGCGCTTCGGAAGAACTGGCTAACCGGGTGGCAGTGGGGCTCAACATGCCGCTCCCCGAGCCTATGCCCCCAGTGCTGGAGCGCGCGCCCAAGCCGGAAGTCACGGTGTCAGCTGGGCTGTCGCTGTTCGCGCGACCAGGCGACGGCTCCATCGCTGGCCGCAAGATCATGCTCATGGCTGCTGATGGTGTGATGGGCGAGTCGCTCCTTGCGGTACATGCGGCGTTGTTCGAGCACGGTGCGGTGCCGCGGGTCGCCGCGCCACGCATCGGGCCGGTGCAGACAGCCGACGGCGTGGAGTTGCAGGCTGACGTTTCGTTGGAGAATGAACCGGGCTTCCTGTTCGATGCCTTGGTCCTGCCGGACGGCGAGGCCGCGGTGAGGGACCTTTTGCGCGACGGTCATGCGGCTGAACACGTCCGCGACCAGTACCGCCATTGCAAAGCCATCCTCGCCCTGGGCAGCGGGCTGAAATTGCTGCAAGCGGCAGGCATTCCCGCGAATGCAGCCAGCGAGGAGCCGGACCCTGGCATCGTGCTAGCCGACGATGCGGAGAGCGGTGCTGAAGCATTCATTCACGCCGTAGCTCAGCACCGACACTTCCACCGGGAAACCGATCCACCGATGGTGTGA
- a CDS encoding ATP-binding protein, with protein MDTLPLRFALHHFLDSLLREGLCVYAELWSREALVASRGDPTNAAEPEVVQQVDLGGKPYTVLARRDDNPFLPPLDVAAVRRCAEACQEATSPQGAKTPPSDTLARTLDFVTDAFVLVGHGWEILHCNLAFERLSGFPDSALLGQSLWTRCGVFKLPAIRTQLLSALANGQASEIECWNSDSDRWLYVRVFPCTEGLSVFVQDITARKKVEETKLDLERQLSQGRRMESLGTLAAGIAHDFNNVLSAVIGHAGMLREKLDAHHAARLHADEIWVAASRARDLTGRILAYSRSSRGETDKQPLKALTRESVNLLKATLPTTVRLNAQLDGQEVCARILPSEVQQIVVNLCTNAWQAMPNGKGHLHVNVSHVDIREEMPVDTGVLQPGSYVMLTVEDDGAGMSPDVRAHLFEPFFTTKARGEGTGLGLYVVSGITSAREGGIRVSAAEGKGARFDVFIPACDDEHTDPTFSSVPTLKGHSERVAYIDDDPVVCVMVEQLLNTRGFVTTTFADPESALQALLTEHFDIVVTDQNMPDVSGVEVANILRTRGVELPIVLSTGLISEELRKTAKDAGICEVFPKERSFEDLPTLLIECLARSPRAGAAS; from the coding sequence ATGGACACCCTCCCGCTGCGATTCGCGCTCCACCACTTTCTCGATAGCTTGCTGCGAGAAGGTCTGTGCGTGTATGCCGAGTTGTGGAGTCGTGAAGCGCTCGTTGCCAGCCGGGGTGATCCAACCAACGCTGCAGAGCCCGAAGTGGTGCAGCAGGTCGACCTTGGCGGCAAACCTTACACGGTGCTCGCTCGACGCGATGACAACCCGTTCTTGCCGCCGTTGGATGTTGCAGCCGTTCGACGCTGCGCGGAGGCTTGTCAAGAAGCCACATCGCCTCAGGGTGCAAAGACACCGCCTTCCGACACACTGGCGAGGACGTTGGACTTCGTCACCGACGCATTTGTGCTCGTCGGACATGGTTGGGAAATCCTCCACTGCAATCTGGCGTTTGAGCGCCTTAGCGGCTTCCCTGACAGCGCGTTGTTGGGACAGTCCCTCTGGACGCGCTGTGGGGTCTTCAAGCTGCCAGCGATCCGGACTCAGTTGCTGAGCGCGCTTGCCAACGGGCAAGCAAGCGAGATCGAATGCTGGAACTCGGATTCTGACCGGTGGCTCTACGTCCGGGTCTTTCCCTGTACCGAGGGCCTGAGCGTCTTTGTCCAAGACATCACGGCGCGCAAAAAGGTCGAGGAGACCAAGTTAGACCTCGAGCGGCAATTGAGCCAGGGGCGACGCATGGAATCCCTCGGCACGCTGGCGGCCGGAATTGCTCATGACTTCAACAATGTCCTCTCCGCGGTGATCGGCCACGCAGGAATGCTCCGGGAAAAACTGGACGCTCACCACGCGGCCCGCCTGCATGCCGACGAGATATGGGTGGCAGCTTCTCGCGCACGAGACCTCACCGGGCGCATTCTTGCCTACAGTCGCTCATCCCGGGGGGAAACAGACAAGCAGCCTCTCAAAGCACTCACGCGAGAGAGTGTGAACTTGCTCAAAGCAACATTGCCAACCACAGTGCGGCTCAATGCCCAGCTTGATGGTCAGGAGGTGTGCGCCCGGATCTTGCCCTCTGAAGTCCAGCAGATCGTCGTCAATCTGTGCACCAACGCGTGGCAAGCGATGCCGAACGGGAAAGGGCACTTACACGTCAATGTGAGCCATGTTGACATTCGAGAGGAAATGCCCGTTGACACTGGCGTCCTCCAACCCGGCTCCTATGTCATGTTGACGGTGGAGGACGATGGAGCCGGGATGAGCCCCGACGTCCGGGCACACCTGTTCGAGCCTTTTTTTACGACGAAAGCACGCGGTGAAGGGACCGGCCTAGGTCTTTACGTTGTATCAGGAATCACGTCTGCGAGAGAGGGCGGGATACGAGTATCCGCGGCGGAAGGAAAGGGGGCGCGTTTCGATGTTTTCATTCCAGCGTGTGATGACGAGCATACCGATCCCACGTTCTCTTCCGTTCCGACTCTTAAGGGCCACTCCGAACGGGTGGCCTACATTGACGATGATCCCGTGGTGTGTGTCATGGTGGAGCAACTCCTGAACACTCGAGGGTTCGTCACGACCACCTTCGCTGATCCGGAGTCAGCACTTCAAGCGCTGCTGACAGAGCACTTCGATATCGTGGTTACCGATCAGAACATGCCCGATGTCTCAGGCGTAGAAGTAGCCAACATCTTGCGGACGCGTGGTGTCGAACTGCCCATCGTGCTGAGTACGGGGCTCATTTCCGAAGAGCTTCGCAAGACAGCGAAAGACGCCGGGATATGCGAGGTGTTCCCAAAGGAACGCTCTTTCGAAGATCTCCCTACGCTGCTGATTGAATGTCTTGCGCGATCCCCTCGTGCAGGCGCGGCGTCATAA